CCGCCTTGGCCGCCTCGCGCGCGGGCTTCATCCACTCGCGCATGTCGAACTTGTCCGGGTTCTCGGCCTGGAACTTGCGCACCGCGCCGGTCATGGCCAGGCGGATGTCGGTGTCGATGTTGATCTTGCGCACGCCGTGCTTGATGGCTTCCTGGATCTCGGAGACCGGCACGCCGTAGGTCTCCTTCATCTTGCCGCCGTACTGGTTGATGAGCGCCAGCAGCTCCTGCGGCACGGACGAGCTGCCGTGCATGACCAGGTGCGTGTTGGGGATGCGCGCGTGGATGGCCTTGACGCGCGCGATCGACAGCACGTCGCCCGTGGGCGGGCGCGAGAACTTGTAGGCGCCGTGGCTGGTGCCGATCGCAATCGCCAGCGCGTCGAGCTGCGTGGCGGCGACGAACTGCGCGGCTTCCTCGGGGTCGGTCAGCAGCTGGTCGTGGCTCAGCTTGCCCACCGCGCCGATGCCGTCTTCCTCGCCCGCCTCGCCGGTCTCCAGCGAGCCCAGGCAGCCCAGTTCACCCTCCACCGTCACGCCCACCTGGTGCGCCATCTGCACCACCTTGCGGGTGACCTCGACGTTGTAGTCGAAGGACGACGGCGTCTTGCCGTCTTCCATGAGCGAGCCGTCCATCATCACCGAGCCGAACCCCAGGTCGATGGCGCCCTGGCAGATGGCGGGCGAAGTGCCGTGGTCCTGGTGCATGACCAGCGGGATGTGCGGATACGCCTCGACGGCCGCCTGGATCAGGTGCTTGATGAAGCTCTCGCCCGCATATTTGCGTGCGCCGGCACTGGCTTGCAGGATCACGGGCGCCCCCACCTCGTCGGCAGCGGCCATCACGGCCTGCACCTGCTCCAGGTTGTTGACGTTGAAGGCGGGAATGCCATAGCCGTTTTCGGCGGCATGGTCGAGCAGTTCGCGCATCGAGACGAGAGGCATGGGAGTGATGGATCCGTTCGAAGATTGCTGGGAGTGCGGCGGTAACCGCTTCGTAACCGGCGATTTTACCGATCCGGCATTGCGCCCGCGCCCCGTGGGTGAACGGTTCGTGAATCACGTCTTCAGGGCGCCTTCAGCCCGCCGCACCACGGTGCGTGGCTGCGGCGCCGCGCGGCGGTGCCATTGCCCGGGGGCTGCCGCTCACGCTGGCTCCCGACCACGACCTCTTCCTGGCCCTCAACGCCTCGCCCGCCACCCCGCACGCCGTGGTGCAGCTGGCGCGCGCAGCCTTCCTGGCGCTGCCGTGGGCTGCCGGCGCGGCGCTGGTGCTGATGCTGGCGGGGGCGGCTGGGGCAGCAGGGCCTGGGCGTTCACTTCCCCTCGGACATGCTGGCCGGCGCGGTGGCGGCCTGCACGGTGGTGTGGCTGGCGCGCCGCGACCTTCAGCGTGCCCGGCAGATCTTGAGCATGTTGGTGCCACCCGGCTGGCCCATGGGCTCGCCGCAGGTGATGGCGTACAGGTCGCCCTGCTGCACGATGCCGCGCACCTTCAGGTGGCCCTCGGCCTGCTCCAGCGCCGTGTCACGGTCGCAGCTGGTGTCCATGAGCAGCGGGCGCACGTTGCGGTACAGCGCCATCTTGCGCTGCGTGGCCACCTTCGGGGTCAGCGCATAGATCGGGATGTGGATGCGGTGGCGGCTCATCCACAGCGCGGTGGAGCCGCTCTCCGTCATGGCCACGATGGCCTTGGCGCCCAGGTGATGCGCGGTGAACAGGGCCCCCATGGCGATCGACTGGTCGATGCGCCCCAGCGTCTGGCCGGTGAAGTCCGAATCGCGCTCGGGGTCCTCGGCGGCCTCGGCGGCGGCGCAGATCTTGGCCATCTCCTGCACCGTCTCCAGCGGGTACTTGCCGGCGGCCGTCTCGGCCGAGAGCATCACCGCGTCCGTGCCGTCCAGCACGGCGTTGGCCACGTCGCTGACCTCGGCGCGCGTGGGCACGGGGTTGGTGATCATGCTCTCCATCATCTGCGTGGCGGTGATGACGACCTTGTCCATGTCGCGCGCCATGCGGATCATCTTCTTTTGCAGCGCCGGCACGGCCGCGTTGCCCACCTCCACGGCCAGGTCGCCGCGCGCGACCATGATGCCGTCGGACACGCGCAGGATCTCGTCCAGCAGCGGCACGGCCTCGGCGCGCTCGATCTTCGCAATCAGCCCGGGCTTGTGCCGGTACGGCGCCGCCGCTACGTTGCACAGCTGGCGCGCCATTTCCATGTCGGTGGCGTTCTTCGGAAAGCTCACCGCCACATAGTCGGCCTGAAAGCCCATGGCGGTACGGATGTCCTCCATGTCCTTGGCCGTGAGCGCCGGCGCCGTGAGGCCCCCGCCCTGCTTGTTGATGCCCTTGTTGTTGGACAGCTCGCCGCCGATGCGCACCGTGGTGCAGACCTGCTCGCCGCGCACGGCGTCCACGGTGAGCTCGATCAGCCCGTCGTTGAGCAGCAGCACGTCGCCCGGCTTCACGTCGCGCGGCAGCTCCTTGTAGTCCAGGCCCACGCCGGCCTCGTCGCCAGGCTCGGCGCGCTCGGCGTCCAGCACGAAGGGCTGGCCGGCCTGCAGCATCACGCGCCCTTCGGCAAACCGGCCCACGCGGATCTTGGGGCCCTGCAGGTCCGCCATGATGGCCACCTCGCGCCCGGCGCGCTGCGCGGCCTCGCGCACCATGGCGGCGCGGTCCACGTGGTCCTGCGCCTTGCCGTGGCTGAAGTTCAGCCGCACCACGTTCACGCCGGCGGCGATCATGCGCTCGAGCAGTTGCGGGTCGCTGGACGCGGGCCCGAGGGTGGCGACGATCTTGGTGGCGCGGCGGATTCGCATGGGTCAGGGTCTCCAAAGATGTAATCGAGTTTCGATTTTTGCACGGATCGGGTTACGTCGCGGTTCCAGGCGCCCGGCGCCCTACCGGGCAGCGCCGAGGTTGCGCCAAATCAATTGAGAATGGTTCTCGCTCGACAACATAATGCGCCGCCGCACTCCCATCCGCGGCGCCGGCCGGGCGCAAGGCGCCCAGCCCGGCTGCTCCCTTCCAACGCGCTTGCGACATGCCTGTTTGCTTTTCCCCTCGCGCCCGCTGGCTGGGCGCGGCGCTGCTGGGTGCCGCCGGCGCCGCCCAGGCCACCCACCCGCTGGTCACGGACGACACCGCCACCCAGGGCGCCGGCCACTGGCAGCTGGAGGCCAGCACCGACCACACCCGCGAGCGCGCCGCGGCCGGCACCGGCTGGCAGCGCGCCACCAGCGTCACGCTGACCCATGGTCTGGCCGATGCGCTGGACGTGGCCGTCACCCTGCCCTGGCAGCACTGGCGCGAGGCGGGCGGGCCGCCCGTGCGTGGGCCGGGCGACGCCGCACTGCTGGCCAAGTGGCGGCTGCTGGAGGACGAGGCGCAGGGCTGGAGCCTGGCGCTGCGCCCGCAGCTCACGCTGCCCAGCGGCAGCCAGGCCAGGGGGCTGGGCACTGGCCGCGCGACGGCGGCGCTGGCGCTGATCGCCAGCGTGCAGCGCGGGCCCTGGACCTGGCTGGCCAATGCCGGCGTGACCTGCAACTGCAACCGGTCAGGCGAGCGCAAATACCTGTGGGCCGCTTCGACCGCCGTGCAGTGGGCCGCCACGGCGCAGTGGAGCCTGGTGGCCGACTGGGGCGCCAGCCGCGCCGCCGAACGCGCGGCGCGCACCGACCGCTTCGCCCTGCTGGGCGCCATCTGGCACCTGCGCGAAGACCTGGACCTGGATGCGGGCTGGCGCCGCAGCCTGGGCGCCGCAGCCTGGGCGCCGCCCCCCGGGCGCAGACGCTGGGCGCCGGCCTCACGCTGCGCTGGTGAGGCCTGGCGCCCGGCAGGCTGGCCTCTCCTCAGGCCGCCGCGGCGCCGTCCCGCATCAGCGCCTCGATCTCATCGGCCTGCACGGGCACGCCCCGGGTGATCAGCTCGCAGCCGCCCTCGGTGATGATGGCGTCGTCCTCGATGCGGATGCCGATGTGGTGGAACGGCTCGGGCACGCCGGGCGCCGGGCGCACGTAGATGCCTGGCTCGATGGTCAGCACCATGCCGGCGCGCAGGATGCGGCTGGGCCGGTTGGTGATCGTCTCGCCCGACAGCGGGTCGCGCCGCTGGCTGGTCTGGCCGACCTCGGACGGCTCCACGTAGCTGCCGCAGTCGTGCACGTCCATGCCCAGCCAGTGGCCGGTGCGGTGCATGTAGAACTGGAAGTAGGCGCGGCTGTCGATCACGTCCTGCGCGTTGCCGACCTTGTTGCTGTCCAGCAGGCCCAGGTCCAGCATGCCCTGGGCCAGCACGGCCACGGTGGCGTCGTGCGGGTCGTTGAAGCGCGCGCCGGCCCGGGTGGCCGCCACGGCCGCCTCCTGGCTGGCCAGCACCAGGTCGTACAGCGCGCGCTGCGGGCCGGAAAAGCGCCCGTTGGCG
The DNA window shown above is from Pulveribacter suum and carries:
- the fba gene encoding class II fructose-bisphosphate aldolase (catalyzes the reversible aldol condensation of dihydroxyacetonephosphate and glyceraldehyde 3-phosphate in the Calvin cycle, glycolysis, and/or gluconeogenesis) → MPLVSMRELLDHAAENGYGIPAFNVNNLEQVQAVMAAADEVGAPVILQASAGARKYAGESFIKHLIQAAVEAYPHIPLVMHQDHGTSPAICQGAIDLGFGSVMMDGSLMEDGKTPSSFDYNVEVTRKVVQMAHQVGVTVEGELGCLGSLETGEAGEEDGIGAVGKLSHDQLLTDPEEAAQFVAATQLDALAIAIGTSHGAYKFSRPPTGDVLSIARVKAIHARIPNTHLVMHGSSSVPQELLALINQYGGKMKETYGVPVSEIQEAIKHGVRKINIDTDIRLAMTGAVRKFQAENPDKFDMREWMKPAREAAKAVCKARYLEFGCEGQGGKIRGLTLAQMTQRYAAGELKQLVN
- the pyk gene encoding pyruvate kinase, whose translation is MRIRRATKIVATLGPASSDPQLLERMIAAGVNVVRLNFSHGKAQDHVDRAAMVREAAQRAGREVAIMADLQGPKIRVGRFAEGRVMLQAGQPFVLDAERAEPGDEAGVGLDYKELPRDVKPGDVLLLNDGLIELTVDAVRGEQVCTTVRIGGELSNNKGINKQGGGLTAPALTAKDMEDIRTAMGFQADYVAVSFPKNATDMEMARQLCNVAAAPYRHKPGLIAKIERAEAVPLLDEILRVSDGIMVARGDLAVEVGNAAVPALQKKMIRMARDMDKVVITATQMMESMITNPVPTRAEVSDVANAVLDGTDAVMLSAETAAGKYPLETVQEMAKICAAAEAAEDPERDSDFTGQTLGRIDQSIAMGALFTAHHLGAKAIVAMTESGSTALWMSRHRIHIPIYALTPKVATQRKMALYRNVRPLLMDTSCDRDTALEQAEGHLKVRGIVQQGDLYAITCGEPMGQPGGTNMLKICRAR
- a CDS encoding transporter; the protein is MPVCFSPRARWLGAALLGAAGAAQATHPLVTDDTATQGAGHWQLEASTDHTRERAAAGTGWQRATSVTLTHGLADALDVAVTLPWQHWREAGGPPVRGPGDAALLAKWRLLEDEAQGWSLALRPQLTLPSGSQARGLGTGRATAALALIASVQRGPWTWLANAGVTCNCNRSGERKYLWAASTAVQWAATAQWSLVADWGASRAAERAARTDRFALLGAIWHLREDLDLDAGWRRSLGAAAWAPPPGRRRWAPASRCAGEAWRPAGWPLLRPPRRRPASAPRSHRPARARPG